One stretch of Monomorium pharaonis isolate MP-MQ-018 chromosome 10, ASM1337386v2, whole genome shotgun sequence DNA includes these proteins:
- the LOC105837833 gene encoding zwei Ig domain protein zig-8 isoform X2, which produces MCSVMWLLRLLTIYRLAHLTASGTQTELPLATDSISTKSTTAKRSVPTDAPMLNYIFDTHSTLNKHQHHHDHKWGPHFEGESSNITVQAGASVTLDCRISLLQDKTVSWLRRQEGSEKMRLLTVGQQTYTGDPRYTIEFQYPDNWRLRIKRVNSSDEGQYECQISTHPPKFIYVNLHINAPSVQIVDALGEPLRDKYYEADSTIELLCIVRHIAMQVQYSVVQWLHGNRVLNYDTTRGGISVKTDLMEEGANSTLSIAKVGPMDSGNYTCQLTTMPDQPATVHVHVLNESLAELHHSGAWLARADAFSASLFFLATVLARSGQVLR; this is translated from the exons AACTGCCTCTGGCGACGGACTCGATTTCGACGAAATCGACGACAGCGAAGCGATCTGTGCCGACGGATGCACCAATGCTGAACTACATCTTTGACACGCACAGCACTCTGAACAAGCATCAGCATCATCACGATCACAAATGGGGCCCTCACTTCGAAGGCGAGAGCTCCAACATTACGGTGCAGGCTGGTGCTAGTGTCACTCTCGATTGTAGGATATCGTTGCTGCAGGACAAAACC gTGTCCTGGTTGCGACGACAAGAGGGTAGCGAGAAGATGAGGCTGCTGACGGTAGGTCAGCAGACGTACACGGGCGACCCGAGATACACCATCGAATTTCAGTATCCGGACAACTGGCGTCTGCGTATCAAACGTGTTAACAGCAGCGATGAGGGCCAATACGAGTGTCAGATCAGTACCCATCCACCAAAATTCATTTACGTCAACCTACACATTAACG CGCCGTCCGTCCAAATAGTGGACGCCCTGGGTGAACCACTGCGGGACAAGTATTACGAAGCTGATAGCACCATCGAGCTATTGTGCATCGTGCGTCATATAGCGATGCAGGTGCAATACAGCGTCGTCCAATGGCTCCATGGCAATAGGGTCTTGAACTACGATACGACGAGAGGCGGTATCAG CGTGAAAACGGACCTGATGGAAGAGGGGGCCAATTCGACTCTCAGTATAGCTAAGGTCGGACCTATGGATAGCGGAAATTACACCTGCCAGCTTACCACCATGCCGGACCAACCCGCCACAGTTCACGTACACGTTTTAAACG AAAGTTTAGCCGAGTTACATCACAGCGGTGCATGGCTCGCACGAGCGGACGCCTTTAGCGCGTCGCTGTTCTTTCTGGCCACCGTTCTAGCCCGATCGGGTCAGGTGCTCAGATGA
- the LOC105837833 gene encoding zwei Ig domain protein zig-8 isoform X1 has product MCSVMWLLRLLTIYRLAHLTASGTQTELPLATDSISTKSTTAKRSVPTDAPMLNYIFDTHSTLNKHQHHHDHKWGPHFEGESSNITVQAGASVTLDCRISLLQDKTVSWLRRQEGSEKMRLLTVGQQTYTGDPRYTIEFQYPDNWRLRIKRVNSSDEGQYECQISTHPPKFIYVNLHINAPSVQIVDALGEPLRDKYYEADSTIELLCIVRHIAMQVQYSVVQWLHGNRVLNYDTTRGGISVKTDLMEEGANSTLSIAKVGPMDSGNYTCQLTTMPDQPATVHVHVLNGESLAELHHSGAWLARADAFSASLFFLATVLARSGQVLR; this is encoded by the exons AACTGCCTCTGGCGACGGACTCGATTTCGACGAAATCGACGACAGCGAAGCGATCTGTGCCGACGGATGCACCAATGCTGAACTACATCTTTGACACGCACAGCACTCTGAACAAGCATCAGCATCATCACGATCACAAATGGGGCCCTCACTTCGAAGGCGAGAGCTCCAACATTACGGTGCAGGCTGGTGCTAGTGTCACTCTCGATTGTAGGATATCGTTGCTGCAGGACAAAACC gTGTCCTGGTTGCGACGACAAGAGGGTAGCGAGAAGATGAGGCTGCTGACGGTAGGTCAGCAGACGTACACGGGCGACCCGAGATACACCATCGAATTTCAGTATCCGGACAACTGGCGTCTGCGTATCAAACGTGTTAACAGCAGCGATGAGGGCCAATACGAGTGTCAGATCAGTACCCATCCACCAAAATTCATTTACGTCAACCTACACATTAACG CGCCGTCCGTCCAAATAGTGGACGCCCTGGGTGAACCACTGCGGGACAAGTATTACGAAGCTGATAGCACCATCGAGCTATTGTGCATCGTGCGTCATATAGCGATGCAGGTGCAATACAGCGTCGTCCAATGGCTCCATGGCAATAGGGTCTTGAACTACGATACGACGAGAGGCGGTATCAG CGTGAAAACGGACCTGATGGAAGAGGGGGCCAATTCGACTCTCAGTATAGCTAAGGTCGGACCTATGGATAGCGGAAATTACACCTGCCAGCTTACCACCATGCCGGACCAACCCGCCACAGTTCACGTACACGTTTTAAACG GAGAAAGTTTAGCCGAGTTACATCACAGCGGTGCATGGCTCGCACGAGCGGACGCCTTTAGCGCGTCGCTGTTCTTTCTGGCCACCGTTCTAGCCCGATCGGGTCAGGTGCTCAGATGA
- the LOC105837833 gene encoding zwei Ig domain protein zig-8 isoform X3, protein MCSVMWLLRLLTIYRLAHLTASGTQTELPLATDSISTKSTTAKRSVPTDAPMLNYIFDTHSTLNKHQHHHDHKWGPHFEGESSNITVQAGASVTLDCRISLLQDKTVSWLRRQEGSEKMRLLTVGQQTYTGDPRYTIEFQYPDNWRLRIKRVNSSDEGQYECQISTHPPKFIYVNLHINAPSVQIVDALGEPLRDKYYEADSTIELLCIVRHIAMQVQYSVVQWLHGNRVLNYDTTRGGISVKTDLMEEGANSTLSIAKVGPMDSGNYTCQLTTMPDQPATVHVHVLNELILEI, encoded by the exons AACTGCCTCTGGCGACGGACTCGATTTCGACGAAATCGACGACAGCGAAGCGATCTGTGCCGACGGATGCACCAATGCTGAACTACATCTTTGACACGCACAGCACTCTGAACAAGCATCAGCATCATCACGATCACAAATGGGGCCCTCACTTCGAAGGCGAGAGCTCCAACATTACGGTGCAGGCTGGTGCTAGTGTCACTCTCGATTGTAGGATATCGTTGCTGCAGGACAAAACC gTGTCCTGGTTGCGACGACAAGAGGGTAGCGAGAAGATGAGGCTGCTGACGGTAGGTCAGCAGACGTACACGGGCGACCCGAGATACACCATCGAATTTCAGTATCCGGACAACTGGCGTCTGCGTATCAAACGTGTTAACAGCAGCGATGAGGGCCAATACGAGTGTCAGATCAGTACCCATCCACCAAAATTCATTTACGTCAACCTACACATTAACG CGCCGTCCGTCCAAATAGTGGACGCCCTGGGTGAACCACTGCGGGACAAGTATTACGAAGCTGATAGCACCATCGAGCTATTGTGCATCGTGCGTCATATAGCGATGCAGGTGCAATACAGCGTCGTCCAATGGCTCCATGGCAATAGGGTCTTGAACTACGATACGACGAGAGGCGGTATCAG CGTGAAAACGGACCTGATGGAAGAGGGGGCCAATTCGACTCTCAGTATAGCTAAGGTCGGACCTATGGATAGCGGAAATTACACCTGCCAGCTTACCACCATGCCGGACCAACCCGCCACAGTTCACGTACACGTTTTAAACG Agctaattttagaaatttag